One window of the Streptomyces sp. NBC_00259 genome contains the following:
- a CDS encoding D-glucuronyl C5-epimerase family protein: MHSGVDYKAPWYSGMAQGEAISLFVQLAQLEGITESERTLYMAAAHGAFSSLLRGDNGVPWCVNKDRAGYLWIQEYPFKTAGAGDYTYNGMVFAMFGLWDYFQATGNALAAKLYDGACTTMARYFPLLRNARGLSYYCQTHRIQTDSYHPHHITLWRQLHW, from the coding sequence GTGCACAGCGGCGTCGACTACAAGGCTCCCTGGTACTCGGGCATGGCCCAGGGCGAGGCCATCAGCCTCTTCGTCCAGCTCGCGCAGCTCGAAGGCATCACCGAGTCCGAGCGCACCCTCTACATGGCGGCCGCGCACGGCGCCTTCTCCTCGCTGCTGCGGGGCGACAACGGGGTTCCGTGGTGCGTGAACAAGGACCGCGCGGGCTACCTGTGGATCCAGGAGTACCCGTTCAAGACGGCCGGTGCGGGTGACTACACGTACAACGGCATGGTCTTCGCCATGTTCGGCCTCTGGGACTACTTCCAGGCGACCGGCAACGCGCTCGCGGCCAAGCTGTACGACGGCGCCTGCACCACCATGGCCCGCTACTTCCCGCTGCTGCGCAACGCCCGTGGGCTCTCGTACTACTGCCAGACGCACCGGATCCAGACGGACTCGTACCACCCGCACCACATCACCCTGTGGCGGCAGCTGCACTGGTAG